The Methanosarcina barkeri MS DNA window TCTCAACAATTTCAGGCGTAAGAAGAGTCCCGTTTGTTGCAAGTACGACTCGGAGCCCGGCATCAGTGCCGTAACGTGCGATTTCAAAAACGTCGGGCCTGGTCAGAGGCTCGCCTCCGCTCAGAATGAGAATGGGCTTTCCAAGCTCTACAACTTCATCAATGAAGTGTTTAGCCTCGTCAGTTGTAAGTTCACCTTCCGGAACCGAGGAAGTGGAAGCTCCCCTGCAGTGTACGCAGTTCAGGTTGCACCCTGCAGTCAGTTCCCATGCGATAAGCCTTGGTGCATTTGTCATGGTGATCATAAATTAGCTGTTTTTATTATAGCATTCAAAGTTTAATGAGATTTACAAATTAACGATAATTAGAAAGTTAAAATCCTGGTTTGAAGAGCAGATGAGGCCCAATTAGTTTTACCGGGATTTTCTCCAATTACCTGGATTTTCTTCGATTAAGATTTGAAATATCTGGATTTAAAACCTGAAAAGTCATATTAATAAAGTAATATTAATATTCTGCCATCTCAAATGAAAAATTACAAAAAGAAAAATATAAAATGTCAGGAATTTTTGTTACATCCATATTTCTTGACAATTTATTATCAAATAAAATATTTAAAAGTCAAAATGGTAATATAAATTCATTAATTAGTAACTGTAAATCCAAACTCTGACGAGCTTATTGAAAAGTAGGAAATTGCCCTTTTAAACCGTAACTACCCCTATTATTATTGGAGTCTCATTGTCCCAGTATAAATTTATAGTAGCTGTGCTCCAGCGATGCAAAGATATCGAGGTTTTTTCTTCTGCAACTCCGTTATCTAATACAACTTTGAATGTATACTTTTTCTGTTCAAAAGAGTTTTTGAGATTAAACGGTTTTGTTCTTGAGACTGATTCTTCTGGATGGAGCCTATATGATTCCTTAAATATGGATTCATTATGAGAATTGAGTATTTCAACCGATACTTCGTGGGTTCCTGCATCATGGTTATTTAACTCAAAAAAATTAGGTAAAGCTGGACCGCCCAGAATAAATATCAATGCATAATAACCCACAATTGCAACTATGGGTATGATCAGCAAGATGAGAAGTATTTTTCTGATATTTTGCATGTGAAATCCCTCTATGACCGCGGGTTCAAAAGCTTATACGGTTTTTCTTTTATGCAGATTTGAGAGTTAGAATCATTCTCTTCATCTATATCTATAGTTAGACTTTAAAATCAATTGATTCCACTTAAGAAAACCGGAATCCACAGAATTCCAAAAAAAATGGAAATAATAAGGTACTTAAATTCTCTCTTTGATGAAAAATACCCGGCTAAACCACCAAAAGTTGCCAAACTCACAGCATAGACAAGAATAGTCAAAAACCGGCTGATATTGAGATCGTCCTTATAGATAAGATTTCCAAAAAACAAATTTCCAAAAAACAAAAGAATGAAAATAGGAACTGTTCCAACTATAATTACCCCAATCTTATCTTTTACAATCCACCCATAAATAATCGGAGTTACAGGGAAGATAAGTAAATTAATAACTGTCCCAAATATCTCACCATAAGTTCCAAATATCCTGTAAAGATCTATAGTTTCAAGACCAGCTACGATGCAAACAACTACAAAAGAGATTATCAAAGGATGAAATAATTTCTTTTGGAAATTAATGTTTAAGCCCCCTAAAAATAGGAAAGATGATTTTTCCACATTTTTATTGGTTAAGTGAGGAATATGGATTCCTTCTCATTAAAAAATAAATGGAAATTATCATAATGTATCCACCGGCTATATTGAGAGAATAAGGGATAGTAATTTTAGATAAGAAAGTAATTATTGCTATAAAGAGCCACAGAATATAGCCTATTAATGAGCTTTTCATACCGACGATGTCACTATTTTTTTCAATTCTGCTCATATTCTTACTATACAATAAATAGTGTCCAAAAATCACAAAAAATAAAATAAGACCTGTTTCAAGTCATTGATCTATTTGACCCCAATATTGAGCCGTGATTACTTCGGTGCCATTTACAATTTTCATTTCTGAAAAAAATGACATTTTTATATTATTTACAAATATGAGCCAAGAATAAAATAATATAATTCCAAATAAAACTCCGACTACTTCCGTAATTTTATTTATAATTGAGGTTGTCTCTTTCATACAATAAAACCTCTCAATATTAAAATTGGGTTTATATGTTTAAGCTCCACTAAATATTTCCAAAGACATATTGTATAAATTGTAAAGTTTTTGACCAGATTATTAAACAATTTATGTTTAACTGCTGTCAGTATTTTCAATGAGAAAAAAAGCACCTTGAGACTTTATAGATGGGTTTTCCTGAAAACCACGATTCAGAATACACCTTAAGGTTCCTCTTACGAAACTTCTGTAATTGTAGTTTCTGTAGTCCATTCAGGCAATTCATCCACCTTTTCAATCGATTTCACGGTCTCATTTGGCGTGTCAATAGTTATCATATAAAATTCTCCACCGGTCATTTGTGAAGAAGTGGATATTACGGTCCCGTTCAGGTAATCAGCTTCTTTACAGAGCTTTTCCTCGGAAACATCCGGTCCAAGGTTTTTTAATGTACCGTTTTGCAGCTCAACAGTTACTTCGTGAATATACCAGCCGTTAATCTGGATATATGCTACAGATTCCCCTGTTTCATTGAAAATTCCACCTGGACCTGAATAGTTCCCTTTTGTTAAGTTTTGAAAATCGCTATCATTTTCACATATTCTCTGCATTGTTACTAAGGGGTCTAATCTGTCCATTTCTCCACTGTTGCCAGTATCATTCATACCCAGGGGCAAATCGCCGGATTCATAGAGGGATAAAAGAAAAATTGCCGAGAATAAACCGATAATTATCAGCGAAAACCATTTACTTCCATCCAAGATTATTCCTCTTTGACATTTGCTTTTAACATTCTGTACCTTACTTTTCGAGTTTTAGAAATCTGGCACATCACCTATTTTTTCTGAACTACGCAGGTGCGCCCTTAAAACAAAAAACGGAAAAGATAAGCTATCTAGAATGGCATCTTTTACACGCAGCATCTTTTACACCTTAAAAGACTCACCCCATTCCGGCCTTTCAGGAGGGTTATTTTTCAGCATATCTCTCCATTCTTCATCTGTCAACCTCTGTCCTGAGGGCTGCCAGAACTCATAATAGCTCATTACAGGGCCTGCTCCCAGCACAATCCTGCCATCGGGCTGTTTATAGGCTACTACTATCAGATTCAGTTTTCCGGTTCCTTCTTCCAGAACTCCATCAGGGGAAGTATAGACATCCGCAACCAGAATGGATCTCTGAGACATTATATCCACATTCTCAAGCATTGGAGAGATGTTTTGATCAAAATTCCTGATGAACTCATACTCTTCTTCTGTCAACTCTTTATTTTCAAGCTCTTTAATCGAGATTTCCAGTAGTTTTTCAAGAGTGTTTTCAAGAATTGTAAAATCTTTATCCGACTGCTCATCAAGGACTTTCATTTCAGCCAGCCCGTTATGTGCCATTTTTGTAAGGGCAAGCATCCTTGCATAGAATTCAGGCACTGGCTCTACATATCCCTGAACAGGCTTTTCTTCTGGGTTATAGGGTGCACCTGTAAAGTACATCTGCTTTGCATAGAGAATAGTATCATGCCTGAGCTCAGTCCAGGAAGCAAGGGCTGTGTTAAGCTGTTTATCTTCCCAGGCTTCAGTCTGCATGAAAGTGGGATAGCCCTCAGGATAGTTTACAAGAAGAGACTTTAGAGCGTACAGTTGAGCCCAGTAGAGATTTTTGTTCCAGTCCTCTTCATCAAAAGCTCCAAATTCATTTTCCAGAGATGCGTGAGCTTTCTCGTATTCTTCGTTTTCGGAAATACCTTGGTTCTTTAGGTGTTCTTTTGCTCGTTCAGAGCCAAGGAGATCCATAATGTTCAGGGCAGGAGGATGGAGTTTCCGGAGGATATAGGAATCTGGAGTGTAGCGCTGACCCATGAACCTGAATCCTTTTGTAGCCTCAAGAGTTTCGTTTTCAGTTTCAGAGCCTGCCTGAATTATTTTCCCTGTTCCGCCGTAGATTTTGGGGCTTTCATATTTTTCAAGTTCGGTTTTTAGTGCTGTAAGACTTTCGTTGTCGAAACGTACTCCGTTTCTATCATTCCCAAAAACAGTGTTTAGAGCTTTTGCATATTCATAAGGTCCAAGGTCGTCGGAAAAACCAACATAGAACGCCGTCACACTATAAATTCTATTCCATATAGTCTGGAGGTTTTTCTCCTTATCAAAATGGTCAGAAATTAAAAGAGCCTGTATGGTCTGAATTTTCGCTTCATCTTCTGTATCTTCTGAATTAATCATGTCTGACTGAAGGAGCATACTTATTCTACCGTGCCACATCATGACTTTGAAGTAGTTCTTCAATATTTCTGAATTAGTGTAGTGTCCTTTGGGCCCATACTGAGAGACCTCCGAGTTAATGTAATGTCCTCTGGGCACGTACTGAGAATAGTCTTCCTGATATTTGAAAATCGGAGAAATCGCAAAGCCTTCGTGAGATTCGATAAGAGTTAATTCAGATTCGACATCATCATTTACAAACTCCGGAATCTCGAACTGATACTGCTTTGCTATATCTTCAGGAAGAAGGGACATATCCACAGAACCGTAGGCATCTTCTTCCTCTTTCTGTATCTGCTCAGGTTTCGGTTCTAAAAGGCTCAAAGCAACTGCAAAGTATGCAACATTTCTTCTTGCAGCTTCTTTTTCTACCCCTGAAGTGCTGTTATAATCCTCTACAGAGGCTTCAAGGAGAGCTTTGTCAAGTTTCCACAGGTCGTCGTAAAATTCCTCAGCTTCTACCCTTTTTAGCGTCTCATCAAACTGGATGTGATAAAGATGAAGAAGAGAATCCGATGTGATGAAAACAGGAATATCAGCCACTTTCAGATCTTTGTAAGTTTCATTTACCAGAGTCTGCCCTACTGTAAGTGGGTTTTCAGAAGTTCCATTTTCGATTACAATAAAACCGTTTTTGTATAGCAAATCCCTGTTTTCGTCCGTCAGGGGAATCTTTTGGGTAAACTGATAATAATTTGCAATTTCGGAATCCTGTAGAGGTAAAGAATAAGTGGGAACTGCCGCCTCGAACTGTAGATTTTCTTTATTGTAATATTTGGAAAAGGAGCTTTGCCCTTCAAGTTTAAGAGTATTATTGGTCTTTTCAGAAGAGTTCTCTATAGAAACGTCTTCTTCGGTGGAATTAAATGAACTAGTCTGATTGCCTGTTTCGCCCTCAAAGTTTGTTTCATTAACTGGACTTGTTTCATTAACTGGCTCACTGCTACTGTCAATGCAACCTGATCCAGATATCAGTGATACTATAAGCAAGCAGATAATTATCAATGTCCTCATTTTCAACTAAGATCCCCTCGAAACTGCAAAAATAAACACAAACTCAATAACTAACAATTTAAAATGAATAAATTGAACTCTATAATTTAAGTTAAGCGCATACTTTATAAGTTTTTCTAACCAAATCTTCGAACTTATTCATCTCATGCCGTTTTCAAATTATAACCATTATTTGATCTTTGATTGTTAGAGACTTTGCACAGAATTATTATATGACAATACAGACTGTAGTTATTTTCTGTGATAGAAATTGTAGCCTCACAATTTTATGGTCTTTTACACGGCAGTTCTACCAATATAAAAAAGTTGGAATTTAGTCCAGTATTTTTCGGACTAAGATTTGGAAAAGACAGGAAAATTCGACAAGAGGCAGAATTATCTAGTTAAACAATATCGTTTTCCAAGAGCAAAAAGAAAAGGATTTGCGGTGGAGAAAGTTGAAAAGAATTTATGGTAGAGAAAGTTGAAAAGAATTTGTGATGGAGAAAGTTGAAAAAGGATTTTCGAAGGAGAATGCTTATTGTCAGAGTGAGTTCTAAAGGAAAAGTCACAAAAAACATGGGTAAAGGCAAAGTTACCTTATTATTTTGGAAACTATTCTGAGAAGCTCTGACAATTTGGCATCATTTGGGATGGACATTTTAGTGGGTTTGAATACAGTTCCATTGCATCTTCTTCATTCCAGCAGAGTTCTCGGATTAATAAACCCGCTCCTGAGCATATGATCAGCAATCACAAGGGCAACCATAGCTTCGGCAACCGGAACCATACGTGGAGGAATTGTGGGATCATGCCGGCCTTTTATTGCAATTTCAGTATTTTCCAGGGTTTTGAGGTCAACTGTCTGCTGAACTTTTCCTATGGACGGGGTTGGCTTTACTGCTGCCCTGCAGACAATGTCCAGTCCGGTTGAAATACCTCCAAGAATCCCACCTGCGTTATTGCTTAAAGTGGTTATTTTTCCTTCCTCTATTCGGAAAGGATCGTTCATTTCACTACCGCGCAGGCGAGCAGCTTCAAATCCGACTCCAATTTCAAAGCCTTTGACGGCAGGAATACTCATCAGAGCTTTTGCGAGGTCTGCATCCAGTCGGTCAAAGACAGGCTCTCCAAGGCCAGCAGGCACACCTCTTATAATAAGCTCGACAATGCCTCCGATACTGTCTCCTTCCTGCCGAAGGGCCGCAACTTTCTCAAGCATTTTTTCAGCAACCTCAAGATCGGCACAGCGCACAGGGGTTTTTTCTACATTTTCAAGAATTTCTTCAAAAGAAAGAGGTTTTGCGCGGATGGCTCCTAGTTCAAGCACATGTCCAACAATTTGTATTCCGAACCTTGAAAGCAGGAGTTTTGCAAGGGCTCCGCCTGCGACCCTGCCTATTGTTTCCCGGGCTGAAGACCTGCCTCCACCACGGTGGTCTCTCATTCCATAGCGAGCCATATAGGTAAAATCAGCATGCCCGGGCCTTGGAGTGTCTTTAATGGCATCATAAGCCGAAGACCTGGCATCCGAGTTCCAGACAAGCATAGAAACAGGAGTGCCTGTACTCATTCCTTCAAAAATTCCCGAAAGAATTTCCACTTTATCAGCCTCATGCCGCGGAGTTGAAACCTCGCTCTGCCCCGGGCGCCTCCTGTCCAGTTCTTTTTGAATATCAGCCTCGGAGAAAGGAAGCCCTGCAGGCACTCCGTCTACTACAACACCTACAGCCCTGCCGTGGGATTCACCCCAGGTAGTAATTCGAAACATCTGCCCGAAAACGTTTCCAGCCATGCATCTTAACTGGTTTTTTTGCTATTTGATCCTTGGGGTCGCTGGGAGGAAGGTTCAAGATGTACAACCACATCAGAGATATCTTTGTATTCGCTCTTCAGCTTTTTGCTGACTTTATGAGAAATAAGGTGAGCGTCCTCAAGTGTCATATCCGATTGGACAAGCAGGTGCATATCAATCTTAATATCCCCCATGCTCCCTCGAGTCCGGATTTTATGGCAGCCCTTTACTCCCTCAACTCCCATAACCAGGTCACAAATTTCTTTTTCTTCAATTCTAGACATGTCCAGAAGGTCCCTTGAACCTTCTTTAATAATCCTGTACCCGGCCCTGAAGATGATAAAAGCAATTACTATGGCTATTAAAGGGTCCATGAGAGGGAAACCGAGCTTTACGGCAGCAAGACTTACTATAACCGAGAGGGAGACATAAATATCACTTTTTGTGTGCATGGAGTCTGCTATAAGTACCTGGCTTCTGAGGGATTCACCTTGTTTATATTCGTATCGTGTTACCAGATAGTTAATACACATCGTTCCGAGAATTATGAGAAAACTTATAGCTGTGACCTCTGGCACGCTCGGTGAAAGGAAACGGTTGAGAGCACTTTGTAAAATTTCAACGCCTACAAAAATCAAAAGTAAAGCGATAAAAATAGAGGCTACAGTTTCATACTTTCGATGTCAGTAAGGATGCTCGACATCAGGTGGGCGATCTCCAATAAAACTCCCAGCCAATCCTACAATATTGGATAAACCATCAAATAGGGAGTGATAGCCGTCCGCAGTCATGCTTAATGTGCTGGTCAAGGTTCCGTAAATGATTTTAACAAACGCAACTGCAAGGTTCAGAAATAGTACATAGATAAGAATTTGCTGTACTTTTTTGAATCTCTGTAACGTTGATCTGACCCCCTACATCGAATGCTCATAACCGGAAAACAGACGGTAGATAAAACAATTAAAAAAATGAATATTGAGAAAATTAATTCAGTTGCAGACTATCAAGAAGCTATCAATGATATACTGACTTATTTTCATATAAAATTCTCCGTTTTAAAAAATAGGTGAAAAATAAGAGCAAAATGAAAAAAAGTAAGGTGAATAAAATAAGACGAAAAAAGTAAGATGAAAAAAGTAAGTTGAAGAAAAGCGGAAGAAAAAAACTCTTATTTCGAGCCTGCCCACATCATATAAGCTTCGACTATTTCCTGCCCTTCCAGGAATACCAGCCCGTGTTCTTTGCCATACTCTTTTGAGTCTTCTTTAGAGCGAGCTTTCCCATTATTATCGTCAAGCATCTCGCAGACTACCATCGCAGGGGTAATGCCTGCCATACGGGCAAGAGCAACTGAAAGTTCAGTCTGACCTTTACGCTCGTCCAGAAGTCCTTCAGCAGCCCTTAGCAGTGCAACATGCCCAGGGGTTCTGAATTCATCTCCAAAATGAATTGCATCTCCGAATAGCTTTTTTTCCGTAATTTCTCCTATTTTTCGGATAGTGAGGGCTCTTTCGTTATCAGGAATGCCTGTTCTTGTGTCCCTGTGATTGACCCAGAGAGAAAAGGAAGAATGAGCATCATATTTAAGATCGCCTTCTTTCTCTGCGATTTCCCCAAGCACATCACTGGTTTTACTGGCTTCCCGGACAAGTTCAGCCATAAAAGGCAGTTTGAGCTGTTTTGATGCAATCGGGTCAACCGCCACACAAATAAGGCCACCCGCATCTTTTCGCATCCATTTCACGTCTTTGAAAGTGACCGCTTTTGCAGGAATTACGAGATCAGTTTCTCCTTCCCTTGAGTCCGAATCGTAAATTTGGATCATTTTTCCGGCTTTAAGGGCTTCCAGCGCCCGGTTGATATTCTCATTTTTGTATGTAAGACTTTCGTAAACCGTACTTCCACTCATTTCTGGTTCTCCGTACCCTGTTTTTTTAACGTTACCACAACTCTATCCCCATCGTTCAATTTCAGGGCGTCTCTTAACTTTACAGGCGCGATAATCTCAATTAAATCCGATGGGTAGTGCGTTCTTTCAGGAACGACTACAGCAGCTTCTATACCGCCAACGACAACTGGATAGCATTTTCCGCCTCCGAATGTACGTTCTCCGTCATTGAAACCTTCAACCCGGATAGCCGGCGTTTCAAGTAAAAGGTTTCGAAGAGGCGAACTGCTTTCTGAAAGCTGTACGTTCAGAGTCCCGGGAAAAGGTACAAAATGCAACTTTTCTTCAAATTGCTTCCGGTATCCGGGTATATTTACATAATACTGGCCTTCACCTAGCCCCTTGAGCACCTTTCCTTCAAGTTCGAGAATATCGAGTTCTGGAGAAAAAATCCTGCTGTAATCGACGTATTCGTTCTTAAGAACTTCAATTCCTTTTTCTGTCATTTTTATCAACTGGCCACCGGGAACGATCTTCCTTTCGATCAGCCCCTCCTCTTCCAGCTGCTTTAGCTTTCTTGCCGTGGTTTTGGAGCTTTCCCCAGTATGCTTTTGAAACTCGCTCGATGAGAGCTTGATGATTTTATTTATTGCTCCTATAAGTGCGAGTTTTTTCAGGTATTCAATGTCAGGCACTGTCGGCACCTACCTTAATTTTGAGATGCGTCTCAATTATGAGATGTTATATAATGAATTCCGCTATAATAAAACTTTTGATAGCAAATTCCACTTGATACTTCTCCAGAAAACTTTTTAGTGCCTTCTAAGGTCGCCAAAGTTTGACATCAATTTCAATGGCAACTGACAACAATAAATCAAAAACTCGGAAAATAATAAACCAAATTTATCGTTTTTATTGATGCATAGTTTTCTGCATTTTGCCTGCTATAGTTGAAGGTTTTGAACTCATTTTTTTAACTTCAAGCCTCTATTAGTCATTTCAGTTTCTACATCTTCAAGCAAGGTTTTGAGATCGACCATGACTTCGGTTAAATGAGAATCAGAAGTATTTACGAGTCCTTCATCAACTGCATGCCTTATTCGTTGTAACATTTTTATTCTTTGATAGTTGAGAGTATTGGGATCTAGAGGTATAGAATGTTCTAATTTGTGATCTACCATTCTTTTTAACTCCTCATATTTTTCAGTAATTACAGGAACACGATATACATAAATATATCAAAAGAATCAAAGAAAGGATATAGAAAGATAGTCTTTTTTGTACTCCCTTAAAGTCATTTTTGTTTGAGAATTGGAAGTTTCTCATATCACATAATCTTAACCATATAAGGTTTAAGCAGTTCAAATTTGAGTCATTCTTTTCAGATTTCCGTTTTCATATTTTTTACTCCTCTGCAGGAACGACTTTTTAAAAGAATGCTCATTTGAGTGAAGATTGACTATCTTGATGGTTTCATAGACATTAGTAAGCATATATTTAATAATTTTCAGCCGATATACTTAAGACAAAGCCATGGATTTTCTTTGCCCGTTTTTCTTCCATCCTCAGTACCTCCATATCGCCTGACAATACGTCGGTAGATGTAGAGTCTTCGATAAATGTAAAGTCTTCGAGAATTTAAAATAATATTATTTAGTGGTGTGCATATAAAATGTTTATTTCCCGAAGACTATACAGAACCTTATAGTAATCTCAAATCAGGATTTCTACAGAGTATAATTTGAGTTTTGCTCAGAGCAATTTCTTTCCTGCGTCTGGGCCGGGAGCACACTGGAAAACCTCGGTAATCTTTACTTCTATGAGGTTCTTTGCAGGAAGTCCGGGTTTTGCCGCATGCACGATTGCTTTCATTTTTTCAAATTTGTCTCCGGAACTAATAATTTCAGCTTTACCTTTTATCTGGAAGCAGCCACCAGTGTCTGGTCCCCATACATAGACTGCTACATTTGGATTTTCCTTAAGGTTTGCTAGGGATTTAGACATGAAGTTATCTGATATCCAGATTGTTTCATCATCTACAAGCTGGCAGAATCCTATAGGTACTACGTTTGGAATTCCATCCTTTGAGGCCGTAGCTACAGGAAAGATCTTCACCTTTGAAAAAGCGGTTTTCATCTTTTCATCTAATTTTACCATAGTATCACAATCAAGAAGATTCTAGTATATATTAATATAGTTAAGCGTTATAATTCTGTATTGAACATTTACTTGTGTATTTTAGTGACCTTTCAAGACCAAAAAACCCAACGATTTCTGTAAAATATTAAGTAGATAAAAAGATGCCAAATAGAAAATACCTTTTTCAGGAAGGCTATAACTAATGTTTTAGAAACTTGTTATTATTCTCTGGTCTACAATTTCATCCTCAAATTATATAAAACAATAAAATTTTAATTTCATTGAAATAAATCCTTTTTAATGGGAAAAAACAAAATAATTAGTAAGTCAATAGTAAAAACGATATCTGAAGGCAATATATTAGTTCCTGTTACTAGAAAAGATAGAAATCTGGATGGATCATTGATTCTAACAAAATGAAAAGAATTTAATAAATTCGGATGAAGTTCTATCGTTCTTTTAAAATTCAAAAAGAACCCGAAAATATTTAAAAGATTGATCTTCAGGAAAAACGTCGCCGGAGAAGTTAAGTATTTAGTATCTTGAATCCATCTATTGATCATACCATGACAAGAGAAATTGAAGTTGAGTGCCCATCATGCTCCCCTGAAGAAGAGGTAGGGCACGAGGTTCTGAAAGAGGGGCAGAGTCCGCTTGTTCGCTGTCTGGAATGCGGGCAGGTGCATGCAGTGAAACTTAAAACCCCTAAATCCGTTAGTTTGAAAGTGATAGTCAGTAAGATGGACATTTCAGACACTTACAAAACTGAACTGGATTCCGAGACTGTCCTTCAGGTAGACGATGAGCTGGTTGTAGATGATGAGGAAACAGGAGTA harbors:
- a CDS encoding winged helix-turn-helix domain-containing protein/riboflavin kinase; translated protein: MPDIEYLKKLALIGAINKIIKLSSSEFQKHTGESSKTTARKLKQLEEEGLIERKIVPGGQLIKMTEKGIEVLKNEYVDYSRIFSPELDILELEGKVLKGLGEGQYYVNIPGYRKQFEEKLHFVPFPGTLNVQLSESSSPLRNLLLETPAIRVEGFNDGERTFGGGKCYPVVVGGIEAAVVVPERTHYPSDLIEIIAPVKLRDALKLNDGDRVVVTLKKQGTENQK
- the aroC gene encoding chorismate synthase; the protein is MAGNVFGQMFRITTWGESHGRAVGVVVDGVPAGLPFSEADIQKELDRRRPGQSEVSTPRHEADKVEILSGIFEGMSTGTPVSMLVWNSDARSSAYDAIKDTPRPGHADFTYMARYGMRDHRGGGRSSARETIGRVAGGALAKLLLSRFGIQIVGHVLELGAIRAKPLSFEEILENVEKTPVRCADLEVAEKMLEKVAALRQEGDSIGGIVELIIRGVPAGLGEPVFDRLDADLAKALMSIPAVKGFEIGVGFEAARLRGSEMNDPFRIEEGKITTLSNNAGGILGGISTGLDIVCRAAVKPTPSIGKVQQTVDLKTLENTEIAIKGRHDPTIPPRMVPVAEAMVALVIADHMLRSGFINPRTLLE
- a CDS encoding DUF3160 domain-containing protein, with protein sequence MRTLIIICLLIVSLISGSGCIDSSSEPVNETSPVNETNFEGETGNQTSSFNSTEEDVSIENSSEKTNNTLKLEGQSSFSKYYNKENLQFEAAVPTYSLPLQDSEIANYYQFTQKIPLTDENRDLLYKNGFIVIENGTSENPLTVGQTLVNETYKDLKVADIPVFITSDSLLHLYHIQFDETLKRVEAEEFYDDLWKLDKALLEASVEDYNSTSGVEKEAARRNVAYFAVALSLLEPKPEQIQKEEEDAYGSVDMSLLPEDIAKQYQFEIPEFVNDDVESELTLIESHEGFAISPIFKYQEDYSQYVPRGHYINSEVSQYGPKGHYTNSEILKNYFKVMMWHGRISMLLQSDMINSEDTEDEAKIQTIQALLISDHFDKEKNLQTIWNRIYSVTAFYVGFSDDLGPYEYAKALNTVFGNDRNGVRFDNESLTALKTELEKYESPKIYGGTGKIIQAGSETENETLEATKGFRFMGQRYTPDSYILRKLHPPALNIMDLLGSERAKEHLKNQGISENEEYEKAHASLENEFGAFDEEDWNKNLYWAQLYALKSLLVNYPEGYPTFMQTEAWEDKQLNTALASWTELRHDTILYAKQMYFTGAPYNPEEKPVQGYVEPVPEFYARMLALTKMAHNGLAEMKVLDEQSDKDFTILENTLEKLLEISIKELENKELTEEEYEFIRNFDQNISPMLENVDIMSQRSILVADVYTSPDGVLEEGTGKLNLIVVAYKQPDGRIVLGAGPVMSYYEFWQPSGQRLTDEEWRDMLKNNPPERPEWGESFKV
- a CDS encoding pyridoxamine 5'-phosphate oxidase family protein, coding for MVKLDEKMKTAFSKVKIFPVATASKDGIPNVVPIGFCQLVDDETIWISDNFMSKSLANLKENPNVAVYVWGPDTGGCFQIKGKAEIISSGDKFEKMKAIVHAAKPGLPAKNLIEVKITEVFQCAPGPDAGKKLL
- the ribB gene encoding 3,4-dihydroxy-2-butanone-4-phosphate synthase produces the protein MSGSTVYESLTYKNENINRALEALKAGKMIQIYDSDSREGETDLVIPAKAVTFKDVKWMRKDAGGLICVAVDPIASKQLKLPFMAELVREASKTSDVLGEIAEKEGDLKYDAHSSFSLWVNHRDTRTGIPDNERALTIRKIGEITEKKLFGDAIHFGDEFRTPGHVALLRAAEGLLDERKGQTELSVALARMAGITPAMVVCEMLDDNNGKARSKEDSKEYGKEHGLVFLEGQEIVEAYMMWAGSK